The proteins below come from a single Novosphingobium aromaticivorans DSM 12444 genomic window:
- a CDS encoding GlcG/HbpS family heme-binding protein, translating into MSLTLCAAQAIVSATLAEARARSAKPLAVIVLDAGAHPIAFAREDGATMFRHDIARAKAVGALGMGDDTRVLAERAKGNPAFFQSVSVAVGGNIAFSPGGVLIRHDGAVIGAVGVSGDTGDCDEECAFAGIRAAGFNLETDK; encoded by the coding sequence ATGAGCCTGACCCTTTGCGCAGCGCAAGCCATCGTATCCGCCACGCTGGCCGAAGCGCGGGCGCGTTCGGCCAAGCCGCTTGCGGTGATCGTGCTTGATGCAGGTGCCCATCCGATTGCCTTCGCGCGCGAGGACGGGGCGACCATGTTCCGCCACGACATCGCCCGGGCCAAGGCCGTGGGCGCGCTGGGCATGGGCGACGACACGCGCGTCCTTGCCGAACGGGCCAAGGGCAATCCCGCCTTCTTCCAGAGCGTCAGCGTGGCAGTGGGCGGCAACATCGCCTTTTCGCCCGGCGGCGTCCTGATCCGCCATGATGGCGCGGTCATCGGCGCTGTGGGGGTGAGCGGCGACACCGGCGACTGCGACGAGGAATGCGCGTTTGCCGGCATCCGTGCCGCAGGATTCAATCTGGAGACCGACAAGTGA
- a CDS encoding CapA family protein, which produces MVHTVLATGDLAMDRDDYDACFAGTRAVLNEADIVFGQLETSFAEKGVRLPQARHAVLARPDGAGALARAGFDVISMAGNHVMDWGHEAFFETRGHIEAQGMSVVGAGANIAEARRPVIRTLPDGTRVAFLAYSSILPHSYWADERRPGCAPMRAFTVYEQIEHDQPGTPARIHTYPHREDLAAMEADIRAAKEQADVVLVSHHWGIHFVRAVIADYQRDVARAAIAAGADAIFGGHAHILKGCEMIEGKPVFYSLCNFATDLRMDPAHAASKSFNEIRVLAEEWDPDFESLYNFPKAARLSIIARLDIAGGKVLRAGFLPVTIGRDAVPRLAEPGSEDHGAVVDYLSAVTEEAGLNARYRMENDMVLVELAE; this is translated from the coding sequence TTGGTCCATACCGTTCTGGCAACCGGCGACCTTGCCATGGACCGCGACGATTACGACGCCTGCTTTGCGGGTACGCGCGCGGTACTGAACGAAGCCGACATCGTTTTCGGGCAGCTCGAAACGAGCTTTGCCGAAAAGGGCGTTCGCCTGCCGCAGGCTCGTCACGCCGTGCTCGCCCGCCCCGATGGTGCGGGGGCGCTTGCCCGCGCGGGCTTCGACGTGATCTCGATGGCAGGCAACCACGTCATGGACTGGGGCCACGAGGCTTTCTTCGAAACGCGCGGCCATATCGAGGCGCAGGGAATGAGCGTCGTCGGTGCGGGTGCCAACATTGCCGAGGCGCGCCGTCCGGTCATCCGCACCCTGCCCGATGGCACCCGCGTTGCCTTCCTCGCCTACTCGAGCATCCTGCCCCATTCCTACTGGGCGGATGAGCGCAGGCCTGGCTGCGCGCCGATGCGTGCCTTCACCGTCTACGAGCAGATTGAGCACGACCAGCCCGGCACTCCCGCGCGTATCCACACTTATCCCCACCGCGAGGATCTCGCCGCGATGGAGGCCGACATCCGCGCGGCGAAGGAACAGGCCGACGTGGTGCTGGTTTCCCATCACTGGGGCATCCATTTCGTGCGCGCGGTCATCGCCGATTACCAGCGCGACGTCGCCCGTGCCGCGATTGCCGCGGGCGCCGATGCGATCTTCGGAGGCCATGCCCATATCCTCAAGGGATGCGAGATGATCGAGGGCAAGCCGGTGTTCTATTCCCTGTGCAATTTCGCCACCGACCTGCGCATGGACCCGGCCCATGCCGCCTCGAAGAGCTTCAACGAAATCCGTGTTCTTGCAGAGGAATGGGACCCGGACTTCGAAAGTCTCTACAACTTTCCAAAGGCCGCGCGCCTGTCGATCATTGCCCGCCTGGATATTGCCGGGGGCAAGGTCCTGCGCGCGGGATTCCTGCCGGTGACGATCGGTCGCGACGCCGTGCCCCGGCTTGCCGAACCGGGCAGCGAGGACCATGGGGCGGTCGTCGACTACCTTTCCGCAGTGACCGAAGAAGCCGGGCTAAACGCCCGCTATAGAATGGAAAATGATATGGTTCTGGTGGAGTTGGCCGAGTGA
- a CDS encoding alpha/beta hydrolase, translating into MDPRDAIASMGNALGPQVVEACRALFDDEQRALAARVPVLAADCVYGPHERQRLDLYRTASAGALPVVLFVHGGGFRLGDKGHGGGDSGSWQNAAVARTMAEAGFLGAAMNYRLLPDARWPDGGEDVIAAVEWLRANAAGFGGDPTRIFVVGTSAGAVHIATAIMLRPDLPVVGAVLLSGLYGHTPLDDRDEGYYGPQADYAARMPREAVASTTIPLFIACAEHDPPRFQAEFLGLMRDRLERQGAMPAGTILSGHNHYSMAMHIGTGDRRLADEITGFILRACR; encoded by the coding sequence ATGGACCCGCGCGACGCCATCGCCAGCATGGGCAACGCCCTGGGGCCGCAAGTGGTCGAAGCCTGCCGCGCGCTGTTCGACGACGAACAGCGCGCGCTGGCGGCGCGGGTACCGGTGCTGGCCGCAGACTGCGTCTATGGTCCGCACGAGCGCCAGCGGCTCGACCTGTATCGCACGGCGAGTGCCGGTGCGCTTCCGGTGGTGCTGTTCGTTCACGGCGGCGGGTTCCGGCTGGGCGACAAGGGGCATGGCGGCGGCGATAGCGGCTCGTGGCAGAACGCGGCCGTCGCCCGGACAATGGCCGAGGCGGGTTTCCTCGGCGCCGCGATGAACTATCGCCTCCTGCCCGATGCCCGCTGGCCCGACGGCGGCGAGGACGTGATCGCCGCGGTCGAATGGCTTCGCGCCAACGCGGCAGGCTTTGGCGGCGATCCGACGCGGATCTTCGTCGTCGGCACTTCGGCCGGGGCCGTGCACATCGCGACCGCGATCATGCTGCGCCCTGATCTTCCGGTGGTGGGCGCGGTGCTGCTTTCGGGGCTCTATGGCCACACCCCGCTCGACGACCGGGACGAGGGCTACTACGGACCGCAGGCAGACTATGCCGCTCGAATGCCGCGCGAGGCGGTTGCATCGACAACGATCCCCTTGTTCATCGCCTGCGCCGAACACGATCCGCCGCGCTTCCAGGCAGAGTTCCTCGGCCTGATGCGGGATCGGCTGGAACGGCAGGGCGCGATGCCGGCGGGCACGATCCTTAGCGGCCACAACCACTATTCGATGGCCATGCACATCGGCACCGGCGACCGCCGCCTTGCCGACGAGATCACGGGATTTATCCTGCGGGCCTGCCGCTGA
- a CDS encoding bifunctional 3-(3-hydroxy-phenyl)propionate/3-hydroxycinnamic acid hydroxylase, translating into MMTEATFDVAVIGCGPVGATAANLLGKQGLSVVVLEKELDHYPLPRAVHLDHEMMRLFQSAGVIDRVEADMVATDGHLHIGADHGVIRYMGTVGKPKPFGWSNDYFFYQPELEAHLRAAFVDNGRIDLRIGATFTALEQDETGVTVRYAQDGDDRQVRARWVIAADGSRSPVRKALGVQLDDLNFEEPWLVVDAEVEGPVTFPPLTGVPEGADLQRLSVMMCDPTRPATIVPGRRNHRRWEFMLLPHEDDAVMMRDENVAALVGAWMKAVPHRIVRAATYRFHGLVAERWQVGRVFLAGDAAHQTPPFFGQGMCHGLRDVANLAWKMAAVVNDGADEAILATYQPERDPHVRGVIGAAVAAGRYICELDPAKAAARDADIRAQAAQKQGETAADLIPAISTGIIAAGTPSAGERFVQPLLADGRKLDDMTGQGWRLFVREAGPDAAILAGDLPDGGAVLGWLEARGVDAALVRPDHYVFGTGSAADLLAARDALLGTKQEIAA; encoded by the coding sequence ATGATGACCGAGGCGACTTTCGACGTTGCGGTCATCGGTTGCGGCCCGGTGGGAGCGACCGCCGCCAACCTTCTCGGAAAGCAGGGACTTTCCGTCGTCGTGCTCGAAAAGGAGCTCGACCACTATCCTCTGCCGCGCGCGGTCCACCTCGACCACGAGATGATGCGCCTGTTCCAGAGCGCGGGCGTGATCGACCGCGTCGAAGCGGACATGGTGGCGACCGACGGGCATCTGCACATTGGCGCGGACCACGGCGTGATCCGTTACATGGGCACGGTCGGCAAGCCTAAACCCTTCGGTTGGTCGAACGACTACTTCTTCTACCAGCCAGAGCTGGAAGCCCATCTGCGCGCAGCCTTCGTCGACAACGGCCGGATCGACCTGCGCATCGGCGCGACGTTCACCGCGCTTGAGCAGGACGAGACCGGCGTCACTGTCCGCTATGCCCAGGACGGCGACGACCGGCAGGTCCGGGCGCGCTGGGTGATCGCGGCAGACGGATCGCGCAGCCCGGTGCGCAAGGCGCTGGGCGTGCAACTCGACGACCTGAATTTCGAGGAACCGTGGCTGGTGGTCGACGCCGAGGTGGAAGGACCGGTCACCTTCCCGCCGCTGACGGGCGTACCGGAAGGCGCGGACCTGCAACGCCTGTCGGTGATGATGTGCGACCCCACCCGCCCGGCAACGATCGTTCCGGGGCGGCGCAACCACCGCCGCTGGGAGTTCATGCTCCTGCCGCACGAAGACGACGCGGTGATGATGCGCGACGAAAACGTCGCGGCGCTGGTCGGCGCGTGGATGAAGGCCGTGCCGCACCGGATCGTGCGCGCCGCCACCTATCGCTTTCACGGGCTCGTGGCGGAGCGGTGGCAGGTGGGCCGCGTGTTCCTGGCGGGCGATGCCGCGCACCAGACACCGCCGTTCTTCGGGCAGGGCATGTGCCACGGCCTGCGCGACGTTGCGAACCTCGCCTGGAAAATGGCGGCGGTCGTCAACGACGGCGCGGACGAGGCGATCCTCGCGACCTACCAGCCCGAGCGCGACCCGCACGTGCGCGGGGTGATCGGCGCGGCGGTGGCAGCGGGCCGCTACATCTGCGAGCTGGACCCGGCCAAGGCCGCCGCGCGCGACGCCGACATTCGCGCGCAGGCGGCGCAGAAGCAGGGCGAGACCGCGGCGGACCTGATCCCCGCGATCTCGACCGGGATCATTGCCGCCGGAACGCCCTCTGCTGGCGAAAGGTTCGTGCAGCCGCTCCTGGCCGATGGACGCAAGCTTGACGACATGACCGGTCAGGGCTGGCGCCTGTTCGTGCGCGAGGCAGGGCCGGATGCCGCGATCCTAGCAGGCGACCTGCCCGATGGCGGCGCCGTTCTGGGCTGGCTCGAAGCGCGTGGCGTCGATGCGGCGCTGGTGCGACCTGACCATTATGTGTTCGGCACGGGCAGTGCCGCAGACCTTCTGGCGGCGCGCGATGCGCTGCTGGGCACGAAGCAGGAAATCGCGGCATGA
- a CDS encoding amidohydrolase family protein: MATLIRDVRIFDGQTMQAGNRSVLVEGGRIAAIGETADALDNAGAETVVEGKGRTLMPGMVEAHAHLTWASSVEKIYHQFILPPEELKVAAWRNARVLLDHGFTSAYSAGALGDGIEVELAKAIEAGETPGPRLVPSTLERSPEGAEGVETGDVFNGRGPDAIRKFVTYCKDQGIGSLKLVVSGEDALKPGSAGDVLYTDEEMEAAGVAAREAGLWIATHAYYPKAIELALKAGARIIYHASYADEAAADAMVAAKDATFYAPSPGVSVAALEATPPPHIDMSHMKKSAAERMELESRLVPALKARGVRILIGGDYGFPFNPNGRNARDLEIFVEHFAYTPAEALTAATKLGGELMGIEVGQVREGYLADLLLVDGDPTQDVGLLQDKNRLAMIMKGGAIYKAAA; encoded by the coding sequence ATGGCGACGCTCATCCGCGACGTGCGCATTTTCGACGGCCAGACAATGCAAGCCGGCAACCGTTCGGTCCTTGTCGAAGGCGGCCGCATCGCGGCCATTGGCGAAACCGCAGATGCGTTGGACAACGCGGGCGCGGAAACTGTTGTCGAAGGCAAGGGTCGCACGCTCATGCCCGGCATGGTCGAGGCCCACGCGCATCTCACCTGGGCATCCTCGGTCGAGAAGATCTACCACCAGTTCATCCTGCCGCCCGAAGAACTCAAAGTCGCGGCCTGGCGCAATGCACGCGTCCTGCTCGACCACGGCTTCACCAGCGCCTATTCAGCGGGCGCGCTGGGCGATGGCATCGAGGTGGAGCTCGCCAAGGCCATCGAAGCGGGCGAGACGCCGGGACCGCGCCTGGTCCCCTCCACTCTGGAACGCAGCCCCGAAGGCGCCGAGGGCGTGGAGACCGGCGACGTGTTCAACGGGCGTGGGCCCGACGCGATCCGCAAGTTCGTCACCTATTGCAAGGACCAGGGCATCGGCTCGCTCAAGCTGGTCGTGTCCGGCGAGGATGCGCTGAAGCCGGGATCGGCGGGCGACGTGCTCTACACCGACGAGGAAATGGAAGCGGCCGGCGTCGCGGCGCGCGAAGCGGGCCTGTGGATCGCCACCCACGCCTATTACCCCAAGGCCATCGAACTGGCGCTCAAGGCCGGCGCGCGCATCATCTACCACGCCTCGTATGCCGACGAGGCGGCGGCCGACGCGATGGTCGCGGCAAAGGACGCGACGTTCTATGCCCCCTCGCCCGGAGTCTCGGTTGCCGCGCTGGAAGCCACGCCCCCGCCGCACATCGACATGAGCCACATGAAGAAAAGCGCGGCGGAGCGAATGGAACTTGAAAGCAGGCTCGTGCCCGCACTCAAGGCGCGCGGCGTGCGCATCCTGATCGGCGGAGACTATGGCTTTCCGTTCAATCCCAACGGCCGCAACGCCCGCGACCTCGAAATCTTCGTCGAACACTTCGCGTATACGCCCGCCGAGGCACTGACCGCCGCGACGAAGCTCGGCGGCGAACTGATGGGCATAGAGGTGGGACAGGTCCGCGAAGGCTACCTGGCGGACCTCCTGCTGGTCGATGGCGATCCGACCCAGGACGTGGGGCTGCTCCAGGACAAGAACCGGCTGGCCATGATCATGAAGGGCGGCGCGATCTACAAGGCGGCAGCATGA
- a CDS encoding VOC family protein, translated as MKLRSIELALPDPGAAAAFMTDIWGLADAGVRGDTHYLRGSGPFPYLVAFEKAEDEFVRSTTFACSADELAAIKARVTEKGWPARTVVSDDPGGGAGIIVELPEGTILRFLEGASEVEPIEGFAKASRRVRPVKLTHVVFNAADAEMMGHAVEDVLSFRVSDRTKGMVFVRCNDSHHSTAFARAGFSSLNHIAFEMEDLDAVMRGIGWMRDNGFAPAWGPGRHGPGDNVYAYYIAPFGPVIEYSTAVEKVPADYRTGEPDDWTWPERRIDQWGVSDKDFDGLRVAEERFRCRRDWEPAAL; from the coding sequence GTGAAGTTGCGCAGCATCGAACTGGCCCTGCCCGATCCGGGGGCAGCGGCGGCGTTCATGACCGATATCTGGGGCCTTGCCGACGCCGGGGTGCGCGGGGACACGCATTACCTGCGCGGGTCGGGCCCCTTTCCCTACCTCGTCGCCTTCGAGAAAGCCGAGGACGAATTCGTCCGATCCACCACCTTCGCCTGTTCGGCGGACGAGCTGGCGGCGATCAAGGCGCGCGTGACCGAAAAGGGCTGGCCTGCGCGGACGGTCGTCTCGGACGATCCGGGCGGCGGCGCGGGCATCATCGTCGAACTGCCCGAAGGCACGATCCTGCGCTTTCTTGAAGGCGCAAGCGAAGTGGAGCCCATCGAAGGCTTTGCCAAGGCGAGCAGGCGCGTGCGGCCGGTGAAGTTGACCCACGTGGTGTTCAACGCCGCCGATGCCGAGATGATGGGCCACGCCGTGGAGGACGTGCTGTCGTTCCGCGTGTCGGACCGGACCAAGGGCATGGTCTTCGTGCGCTGCAACGACAGCCACCATTCCACCGCCTTTGCCCGCGCCGGTTTTTCCAGCCTCAACCACATCGCCTTCGAGATGGAAGACCTCGACGCGGTGATGCGCGGCATCGGCTGGATGCGCGACAACGGCTTCGCCCCGGCCTGGGGGCCCGGACGGCATGGGCCCGGCGACAACGTCTATGCCTATTACATCGCGCCGTTCGGCCCGGTGATCGAATATTCGACCGCCGTAGAGAAGGTGCCTGCCGACTACCGCACCGGCGAGCCCGACGACTGGACCTGGCCGGAACGGCGGATCGACCAGTGGGGCGTTTCGGACAAGGACTTCGACGGCCTGCGCGTGGCCGAGGAACGCTTCCGCTGCCGCCGCGACTGGGAACCGGCAGCACTTTGA
- a CDS encoding fumarylacetoacetate hydrolase family protein, with amino-acid sequence MARYISFRRPDGTPSFGRLFGETVHDLGAPGAAAWLKDALDGNLAALEATAQYARTDLRLLPLVPNPGKILCVGLNYATHVAETGRDQKEYPAIFTRWADSLIADGEPLVRPPETTRFDYEGELAVVIGKGGRRIPRTRALDHIAGYSVFNDGSVRDWQRHNIQFTPGKNFPGTGGFGPALVTPDELPDLAEQRVQTRINGQLVQDQPVSDMIWDVAFIIEYCSTFTELAPGDVIATGTPGGVGDKRNPPLYMQAGDVAEISIGKVGTLTNPVIDEA; translated from the coding sequence ATGGCCCGTTACATCAGCTTCCGCCGCCCCGACGGCACCCCCAGCTTCGGCCGCCTCTTCGGCGAGACCGTGCACGATCTCGGCGCGCCGGGCGCGGCGGCCTGGCTCAAGGACGCGCTCGACGGCAATCTTGCCGCGCTCGAGGCGACGGCGCAGTATGCCCGCACCGACCTGCGCCTGCTGCCGCTGGTGCCCAATCCCGGCAAGATCCTGTGCGTGGGGCTGAACTATGCCACCCACGTTGCCGAAACCGGGCGCGACCAGAAGGAATATCCCGCGATCTTCACCCGCTGGGCCGACAGCCTGATCGCCGACGGCGAACCGCTGGTGCGGCCGCCGGAAACCACCCGGTTCGACTATGAGGGCGAACTGGCGGTGGTGATCGGCAAGGGCGGCCGCCGCATCCCCCGCACCCGCGCGCTCGATCATATCGCGGGCTATTCGGTGTTCAACGACGGTTCGGTGCGCGACTGGCAGCGCCACAATATCCAGTTCACGCCGGGCAAGAACTTCCCCGGCACCGGCGGCTTCGGCCCTGCGCTGGTCACGCCAGACGAACTGCCCGACCTTGCCGAGCAGCGCGTGCAGACCCGCATCAACGGCCAGCTCGTGCAGGACCAGCCCGTGTCCGACATGATCTGGGACGTGGCATTCATCATCGAGTACTGCTCCACCTTCACCGAGCTTGCCCCGGGCGACGTCATCGCCACGGGGACGCCAGGCGGCGTCGGCGACAAGCGCAACCCACCGCTCTACATGCAGGCGGGCGACGTGGCCGAGATCTCCATCGGCAAGGTCGGCACGCTGACCAACCCGGTCATCGACGAAGCCTGA
- a CDS encoding rhodanese-related sulfurtransferase: MESPVTVAALYRFARIADCAALRDALDALCRGEAISGTLLIAPEGINGTIAGSAEGIARVVAFIRAQPDCAETDVKYSSAPAMPFYRMKVRIKREIVTMGEPDIDPRRSVGTYVSPHDWNALIADPETIVIDTRNDYEVAAGTFERAIDPRTRTFREFPEWFRRERERLLGEGKAPKVAMFCTGGIRCEKSTAFLKAEGVEEVYHLKGGILKYLEEVPEEESLWRGECFVFDERVAVGHGLRHGTHSLCRSCRRPVNEAGRASPLYEEGVSCEACHGERTDAQRASARERDRQEKLAAARGVAHIGAVLPVSGRPAG; the protein is encoded by the coding sequence ATGGAATCGCCAGTTACCGTCGCCGCGCTCTATCGCTTTGCCCGCATCGCGGACTGTGCCGCCCTGCGCGATGCGCTGGACGCGCTGTGCCGTGGCGAGGCGATCAGTGGCACCTTGCTGATCGCGCCCGAGGGGATCAACGGGACCATTGCCGGCAGCGCCGAAGGCATCGCCCGCGTCGTCGCCTTCATCCGTGCCCAGCCTGATTGCGCGGAGACCGACGTCAAGTATTCCAGCGCCCCGGCCATGCCGTTCTACCGCATGAAAGTGCGGATCAAGCGCGAGATCGTGACCATGGGAGAGCCCGACATCGATCCGCGCCGCAGCGTCGGCACCTATGTCTCGCCCCACGACTGGAACGCGCTGATCGCGGACCCGGAAACCATCGTGATCGACACCCGCAACGATTACGAAGTCGCCGCCGGGACGTTCGAACGCGCGATAGACCCCCGGACGCGCACTTTCCGCGAGTTTCCCGAATGGTTCCGGCGCGAGCGCGAGCGCCTGCTGGGCGAAGGCAAGGCGCCGAAGGTCGCGATGTTCTGCACTGGTGGCATCCGCTGCGAAAAGTCCACCGCTTTCCTCAAGGCCGAAGGCGTAGAGGAAGTCTATCACCTCAAGGGCGGTATCCTGAAGTATCTCGAGGAAGTGCCCGAGGAGGAGAGCCTGTGGCGCGGCGAATGCTTCGTCTTCGACGAGCGGGTCGCCGTCGGTCACGGGTTGCGGCACGGGACCCACAGCCTGTGCCGGTCTTGCCGCCGCCCGGTTAACGAAGCGGGGCGCGCATCGCCGCTCTACGAGGAAGGCGTCTCGTGCGAGGCTTGCCATGGCGAGCGCACCGATGCCCAGCGCGCCTCCGCGCGCGAGCGGGACCGGCAGGAAAAGCTCGCCGCCGCGCGCGGCGTTGCGCACATCGGCGCGGTGCTGCCGGTCAGCGGCAGGCCCGCAGGATAA